A region of the Cyanobacteria bacterium GSL.Bin1 genome:
CCGCATAGGCTTTATAAATCCCGATAATTTGCATTAAGTTTTCGGGGGTATCGGGCAGCATTGCCCCGCCGGCTTCCAGGCGGTGAATAATATCGGCAAATTCGTGTCGAGAGGGAGGAAGTTTGGTTTTGGTTTCAGTGGTCATTTTTAGTCCTTAGTCCTTCGTCATTTGTCATTGGTTTGATTACTGTTGAGAATCTTCTGCTCTCGCGATCGCGCTGGAATAAGTATCAGGAATCTGCGGGGAGAGTAAAGACACCACATTGGTTGTGGTCGGTTCAATCCAATGCACTAACCAGTTCGGTTGAACGCCAAAGGCAAAAATAATGGCGGTTAAAATCAGCGCCGGCAAGCGTTCTGACCATAAGACTCTTGGATAGTAGGAAAGAGAATTATCCAGTTTGCCAAAGCAAGTTCGATTTAACAGAATGACAAAATAAACGGCGGTTAATCCCGAGGCAATAATGCACAAAATAGTCTCGATCGGAAAGCGGGAAAAACTGCCTTGAAACACAATATATTCGGCAACAAATCCCACCAAACCAGGAATTCCGGCACTTGCCATCCCTGCAGCAATCAGTAAGCCACTGGTGAGGGGTAAACCCCGCACGGGGTTCATTAAGCCATTTAAGGTGGCGCGATCGCGCGTTCCCACTTTTTCCTCCACGGTTCCAATCAGTTGGAATAAGAGGGCAAGAATCAAGCCGTGACTGACCATCTGCGCCACTGCCCCTAAAACGCTGAGAGAGGTTCCTGCCGCGGAAGCCACAAGAATATACCCCATGTGACCAATAGAACTATAAGCAACCATCCGTTTAATATCGCTTTGCGCGATCGCGGTCAACGCCCCATAAATCACACTGACGACACCAATAATGGCAAGTCCAGGGGCGGTTAAATTCCAAGTCTCGGGAAAGAGTTGCAACCCAAAGCGAAGAATCCCATAAGTGCCTAATTTTGCCAGCACTCCCCCCAATAAAATGGCAATAGGTGGTGAGGCTTCCACATAAGCATCTGGCTGCCACGTATGGAGGGGCACCAAGGGGGTTTTCATGCCAAAGCCCACTAAAAGAATCGTCAGTAAGATCAGCTGGGTTTTCAAAGATAACCCGGAAGTGGTGATATTTTCGTATTCAAAATTCCCGCTTTGGTTAAGAAACGCCAGCCCTAAAAATCCGGCAATAATCAGCAAGCCAGAGACGGCAGTATAAAGGATAAATTTGGTCGCTGCATAGCCTCTTTTCTCTCCTCCCCAGATGCTAATTAGCAAATAAAAGGGAATTAACTCCACTTCGTAAAACAGGAAGAAGAGGAGGAGATTTTGTGCCATTAAGGCTCCCGCAACGCCGAAGTTGACCAGTAAAATCAAGCTGTAATAGAGGCGAGGGCGCTCAATTTTAACATTGGTACTGTAAATCGCGATCGCGCTTAAAAAACT
Encoded here:
- a CDS encoding NADH-quinone oxidoreductase subunit M, encoding MLSVLLILPIIGALAVMLYPKQAKTTQLRQVALLATLAPLAWTIYLFSQFDLNTGGFQFSEFMPWLEPIGLNYHLSVDGISLPLVFLNSFLSAIAIYSTNVKIERPRLYYSLILLVNFGVAGALMAQNLLLFFLFYEVELIPFYLLISIWGGEKRGYAATKFILYTAVSGLLIIAGFLGLAFLNQSGNFEYENITTSGLSLKTQLILLTILLVGFGMKTPLVPLHTWQPDAYVEASPPIAILLGGVLAKLGTYGILRFGLQLFPETWNLTAPGLAIIGVVSVIYGALTAIAQSDIKRMVAYSSIGHMGYILVASAAGTSLSVLGAVAQMVSHGLILALLFQLIGTVEEKVGTRDRATLNGLMNPVRGLPLTSGLLIAAGMASAGIPGLVGFVAEYIVFQGSFSRFPIETILCIIASGLTAVYFVILLNRTCFGKLDNSLSYYPRVLWSERLPALILTAIIFAFGVQPNWLVHWIEPTTTNVVSLLSPQIPDTYSSAIARAEDSQQ